The following are encoded together in the Quadrisphaera setariae genome:
- a CDS encoding ArsR/SmtB family transcription factor, with translation MREDKRTCGRLPDSDYVELAVEVFSMLADATRVRILLALKDAGELSVNHLAEVVGRSPASVSQHLAKLRLARIVTTRGDGVRVFYRLANEHVPQLVTDAIFQAEHALGGTPRHHHSHPSPLDQHDQHDQHDDEQGATP, from the coding sequence GTGCGCGAAGATAAGCGGACGTGCGGACGTCTACCGGACAGCGACTACGTCGAGCTGGCCGTCGAGGTCTTCTCGATGCTCGCCGACGCCACGCGCGTGCGGATCCTCCTGGCCCTCAAGGACGCCGGGGAGCTGTCCGTCAACCACCTCGCCGAGGTGGTGGGCAGGTCCCCGGCGTCCGTCTCCCAGCACCTCGCCAAGCTGCGGCTCGCGCGGATCGTCACCACCCGCGGTGACGGCGTGCGCGTCTTCTACCGGCTCGCCAACGAGCACGTGCCGCAGCTGGTGACCGATGCGATCTTCCAGGCCGAGCACGCCCTCGGCGGCACCCCGCGCCACCACCACTCCCACCCCTCCCCGCTCGACCAGCACGACCAGCACGACCAGCACGACGACGAGCAGGGAGCCACCCCGTGA
- a CDS encoding dihydrofolate reductase family protein, which yields MSQLLKVQNFSVSTDGYGAGEGQSLERPFGHADPRQMAGWMFATASFPGRPGPGGTRGLDDHLVRDFHHGIGAEIMGANKFSPHRGPWTERDVERWQGWWGDEPPFHTPVFVMTHHLRPSFTLSDTTFHFTDAPPAAVAEQAKAAAGGLDVRLGGGAQSIRSFLEADLVDELHVAVVPLELGAGTRLWTSAEDLDDRFHREVVPSPSGVVHHLLWRR from the coding sequence GTGTCGCAGCTGCTCAAGGTCCAGAACTTCTCCGTCTCCACCGACGGCTACGGCGCCGGCGAGGGGCAGAGCCTCGAGCGTCCCTTCGGGCACGCCGACCCGCGCCAGATGGCGGGCTGGATGTTCGCCACCGCCAGCTTCCCCGGCCGGCCGGGCCCGGGCGGGACGAGGGGCCTCGACGACCACCTCGTCCGCGACTTCCACCACGGGATCGGTGCGGAGATCATGGGGGCGAACAAGTTCAGCCCCCACCGCGGCCCGTGGACCGAGCGCGACGTCGAGCGGTGGCAGGGGTGGTGGGGCGACGAGCCGCCGTTCCACACGCCGGTCTTCGTCATGACGCACCACCTGCGTCCGTCCTTCACGCTCTCCGACACGACGTTCCACTTCACCGACGCGCCGCCCGCCGCTGTCGCGGAGCAGGCGAAGGCCGCCGCGGGCGGTCTCGACGTCCGCCTGGGCGGGGGAGCGCAGAGCATCCGCTCCTTCCTCGAGGCCGACCTCGTCGACGAGCTGCACGTCGCCGTCGTCCCCCTGGAGCTGGGTGCGGGCACCCGCCTGTGGACCTCGGCCGAGGACCTGGACGACAGGTTCCACCGCGAGGTGGTCCCGAGCCCCAGCGGCGTGGTGCACCACCTGCTGTGGCGCCGATGA